The following coding sequences are from one Paenibacillus stellifer window:
- a CDS encoding SDR family oxidoreductase produces the protein MRPLQGKIALVTGASRGAGKGIALELAEAGAFVYVTGRSVKGNTTGGRPGDIDTTVSEIRVTGGAAEAVPCDHTRPEDTERLISRIASEKGRLDILVNNVWGGNELSIDERPFWEQPMEHWNTMFDSGVRAQLLTNMFAVPLMRDNPGSLIVHTTFWDRDRHITNFYYDLAKNALVRMAQSLAKELASDRITVLPLSPGWMRTELVLQAFGTDEEHWREVEALKDTESTRYIGRAVSALAADPRVMERSGKPQQVGQLALDYGFTDIDGRVVPVFSLEEQK, from the coding sequence ATGAGACCACTACAGGGGAAAATAGCATTAGTAACAGGAGCCAGTCGGGGAGCCGGCAAGGGAATCGCGCTCGAATTGGCGGAGGCGGGAGCTTTCGTATACGTAACCGGCAGGAGTGTAAAAGGAAACACTACCGGCGGCCGGCCGGGTGATATCGACACTACGGTTTCAGAAATTCGCGTCACAGGCGGAGCGGCGGAAGCAGTGCCCTGCGATCATACGCGGCCCGAAGACACGGAGCGGCTTATCAGCCGAATCGCCTCCGAGAAGGGGAGGCTGGATATTCTGGTCAACAACGTGTGGGGCGGGAATGAACTGAGTATCGATGAGCGTCCGTTCTGGGAGCAGCCTATGGAGCATTGGAATACGATGTTCGATAGCGGCGTCCGTGCGCAGCTTCTTACAAATATGTTCGCGGTCCCGCTCATGAGGGATAATCCGGGGAGCCTGATTGTGCATACAACCTTTTGGGACAGAGACCGGCACATCACTAATTTCTATTATGATCTGGCCAAGAATGCACTGGTCCGCATGGCGCAGAGCTTGGCCAAGGAGCTTGCCTCCGACCGGATCACGGTCCTTCCGCTCTCCCCGGGCTGGATGCGGACGGAGCTGGTACTGCAGGCGTTCGGAACGGACGAGGAGCACTGGCGAGAAGTGGAGGCGCTCAAGGACACGGAATCCACCCGCTATATCGGCAGGGCTGTCAGCGCCCTGGCGGCCGACCCCCGTGTCATGGAGCGTTCAGGCAAGCCTCAGCAGGTCGGGCAGCTGGCGCTGGACTATGGATTTACCGATATTGATGGCAGAGTGGTTCCTGTATTCTCGCTGGAGGAGCAGAAATAA
- the serA gene encoding phosphoglycerate dehydrogenase, which yields MFKILVSDPISDLGIQQLTDASDVTVDKKTGLSEDELVAIIGEYDGLLVRSQTTVTPKIIEAGAKLKVIGRAGVGVDNINLEAATKRGIVVINAPDGNTITTCEHAFAMMMALARHIPQAYAKTITGVWDKKSYLGVELRNKTLGVLGMGRIGSEVAKRAKAFGMNILAYDPFLTEDRAEKLEVKIATVDDIVRNADFITVHTPLTPQTKHMISRPQFEVMKKGMRIVNCARGGVIDEMALVEALDAGIVAGAAFDVFEKEPPQADHPFLSNPKIIVTPHLGASTVEAQENVAIDVSEQVLHILRSEPFINAVNIPPVAPSVMNKLQPYFTLGEKLGSFAAQITHGAIKEIVVEFAGDLADVDTQPLNRYIVKGVLSRHFGGDVNIINSMHLAKTSEVNVVVTKASKTKGFTNLISVKLIADGGEERVVAGTLLQGYGERIVQLGKFPVDISPEGHQILISHNDKPGIIGNVGTLLGQSDVNIASMQVGRIVVGGEAIMLLTVDKEVPAEVLVKLAALAEINTATEVVLV from the coding sequence ATGTTCAAAATTTTGGTATCGGACCCGATCAGCGATCTCGGGATTCAGCAGCTGACGGACGCAAGCGATGTAACGGTTGACAAGAAGACAGGACTCAGCGAGGATGAGCTCGTCGCCATTATCGGCGAATATGATGGCCTCCTTGTTCGTTCCCAGACTACCGTCACTCCCAAAATCATCGAAGCCGGAGCCAAGTTGAAGGTCATCGGCCGTGCAGGCGTGGGCGTTGACAATATTAATCTTGAAGCTGCAACCAAGCGCGGTATCGTTGTTATCAATGCCCCGGACGGCAACACCATTACTACGTGTGAACATGCTTTCGCCATGATGATGGCTCTTGCCCGCCATATCCCGCAAGCGTATGCCAAGACCATTACAGGCGTATGGGACAAGAAATCGTACCTCGGCGTTGAGCTTCGCAACAAAACTCTCGGCGTTCTCGGAATGGGCCGAATCGGAAGCGAAGTTGCCAAACGCGCCAAAGCGTTCGGCATGAATATTCTGGCCTACGATCCATTCCTGACCGAAGATCGTGCAGAAAAGCTTGAAGTGAAAATCGCTACAGTGGATGACATTGTAAGAAACGCCGACTTTATTACGGTGCATACGCCGCTGACTCCGCAGACGAAGCATATGATCTCCCGTCCGCAGTTCGAGGTCATGAAGAAGGGTATGCGCATCGTGAACTGTGCACGCGGTGGAGTCATCGACGAAATGGCTCTGGTGGAAGCCCTTGATGCCGGCATCGTGGCAGGCGCAGCATTCGACGTATTCGAGAAGGAGCCGCCGCAAGCTGACCATCCGTTCCTGTCCAATCCGAAAATTATCGTGACTCCGCACCTTGGTGCTTCGACGGTGGAAGCCCAGGAGAACGTGGCGATCGACGTATCCGAGCAGGTGCTCCATATCCTGCGGAGCGAACCGTTTATCAACGCGGTCAACATTCCTCCGGTTGCTCCTAGCGTTATGAACAAGCTTCAGCCGTACTTCACGCTCGGCGAGAAGCTGGGCAGCTTCGCCGCTCAAATTACACACGGAGCCATTAAGGAGATCGTTGTGGAATTCGCAGGCGATCTGGCTGATGTCGATACCCAGCCTCTTAACCGGTACATCGTAAAGGGCGTACTCTCCCGTCATTTCGGAGGAGACGTGAACATCATCAACTCCATGCACCTGGCCAAGACAAGCGAAGTTAACGTCGTGGTCACCAAGGCTTCCAAGACGAAGGGCTTCACCAACCTGATCTCCGTGAAGCTGATCGCCGACGGCGGCGAAGAGCGTGTCGTTGCAGGAACGCTGCTTCAGGGCTATGGCGAGCGCATTGTTCAGCTCGGCAAGTTCCCGGTAGATATCTCGCCAGAAGGACATCAAATTCTGATTTCCCATAATGACAAACCGGGCATCATCGGTAATGTCGGCACCCTGCTCGGCCAGAGCGATGTGAACATCGCCTCCATGCAGGTCGGACGTATCGTTGTCGGTGGGGAAGCTATCATGCTGCTGACTGTAGACAAAGAAGTGCCGGCTGAGGTGCTTGTGAAGCTCGCCGCTCTTGCGGAAATTAACACCGCGACCGAAGTGGTGCTGGTTTAA